tacaagtcacaaggcaggcgctctaccccagaaccagagtggtagagcggatacttgcagtcttcttaacactgatatgatgttattccacaagtttactgtagtttcgtgtgtccttaacatgtgcagtacgtgcagtaacatctaacctcggtaacgaacaaatttatgtgttcttatgttgttcgttcagcatgaattatgtaattgcataacagtgaaatataatttgtataactagtctagcaattttttagttactttcctgcaaacaaacttacaatcctgctgtacaataattatatagaattatagactagtaaaaacatatgtaagagcttgcactgtcgatggtaaagttattttgaaataaatgttagatattattAAAAGAGCacgtttagttaaaatatgtgtgtgcttacaagcatgaagttattgtataaacattttaaagcaatagaaaatttaccttttttatattacttttggctttcttttgttttaccgtgcacagctattcaaacaactgtttgcaaatagctAAATATTGGAGATACTGGGGCAACTCttttttatagtgatacagttattttcatgtaaattaacaaatatttaaggttacatgaatatttctgttccatttacaaagaaaatttacggtgcacaacggcaagcagaataactcaacgatgaaacttaaaaaaaaaaaaaaaaaaaaaaaaaagcaacggctatacagagacgcacagtgaacccagcgatgtgaataaacagtgatgacagcaccgACGAACACCGTAATCAAgagttgagcgaaaaaacagatattttgaaaaccacaacgatgatagcgcataCTAACACAGACAGAACAGTtgccttcttaaggcacaaacataCTGAGGTTTGTCattacatacagtttaatgagtaattaaTGGCGTATGTctgaaactacatcttgaattaatttatttattatttaaaatgttgtttgacaGTGGAAATATTATTTAGtgaactacactgaatttgttgTTATTCACATAGAAaatgactttctttaaacagatttgtgttttgtttgttttatgtataggtatatttgtttacacttctgttaacaaggcacaggtattagtgaagagaagcttactcaaaagaggaacctgtttctgtaacaataagtgtcacgaggtaaaaaaaaaaaaaaaaaaaaaaaaaaaaagtgggacgtagggttgccagatttatttagacaaagaaatttattttacaaaaattacaatggcagaatttacaaaaagtacttaaggaattgtcaactaacctaaaaatgtattttaagcattatctttgtaaaagagtttccggaggagggcctggcttctgccctccccttccacaaatactttctacacccatggtaaatgtgtaaacaaaattacatgtagttacacgcactagtggcctggatatactcaaaagacgtgaattaaaattttggagacagtaatttttgatagttgtacttatattAGATGTCAAtcatttttcaagacatgtgatgatagtcTACATGGGtctacatggagtactatagtctgaaacaatgtatttgtactgttatgcaataatcgtacactcacgcctgtagcataagaaatcgctacaaggcaatctgaagatgagaagagatacactatcgaagtttatggaccgagtcgtaagacactatattcgtattccaaagaacataggttcaaatcccgactggtaattgtcatataattttgacgtgaaacgtcttaaaaatcacagcgaaacatatgtgtaccagaaaaagtctgacgaaaaggtctgtatcatcattttcctaactatataggcttcggcctgagaagcacttaagtcttccttacctagactTCCctaatacacttagttttaatttaggttcggaaaatatttatattcagtgtagctcacgactcaggtgtgatagcgcggtgattcgtgtgattcTGTTTAGAGAACTGataacactgggcaatacagattgtacgttcaccaaaaaacaggaatttttatattatgccttcggtatctcatttatcatatcacacgCCAATGTTAAACAGtattttcgtcgaatattaattgaaattaatagtaagctaccatttagtgtctgttttgaattaaaatttttagtacgtagtcaatgtctcgtttttattgtttttttttttttttttaaaccatacactaaaagcgactcgttgacatagaagtttcacgtaaaaccaacggccgtgagtctcgatacagTCCCACCGATTTTTCTAGAAATTTTGTTGGATGGTTCCGTACTGTATGTtatggctaattcctttcacattgtcgctctacCGTGGCGTTATGTTTTGCCGTCTGCATTGACTtcgctattaatatgtttacggacaagcatgcatttcagaataagaagaaaaataatatcggaaataggctattcccgGGGTAAACatccataaaaatgatttcatggctttcataaattaatattctgaaatgttttcacttaaccagctcattacagtatATCTATATTATTTCTTAGTCATTgaggcagttaaaatataggtctaattcacaactacttaatcagtaaaacttaaacatcaaacgtaaatcgttctcaagtaacgtataacaaatattccgtattcacagttcacgggttggaaatgctgtgatcgttattatctattcttaatggcaattgttttttttctgtacatctgtatgttaaaatactcttctaaaggttttcacagcacatgctaaaaacataatgctggaatcacaataccctgtaacatccccaacatgacaaaaacaacaccacagccattaagaagtaaggtagtagtgaagtcagcccacgaaaagtgaaccccaatagcccatcagaaacataatgtgggtattattaatgatgtagtaacgtaaaaatatattttttggtgaaATTATTAATGcttaagtgtattttattgttcttttgataaacattacataaaataaactcaattaaaTTACCACCTCAGTAGTATGgatgactatacacctgatggtgataatctgtcgtggcattttaaacatatataaataatgcaatattttacctacttaaccgtcggttgtgattgcatttaatttaaaCTAGTGGCCTGGAGCTAAAATATTAATTAGAATCGaaagactttgtatgctgcttatttatacaaattctttctaagataatagacataatttactcatgtcgttcgagaATTAGGATTGTATGGtcacgttttaacttatggtagttttccgtcgcccccaggcggaattctttcattatggtagtcttccagtatggcagtcttccgtcgccataattgaaaactaccatatttttatttttacagatcgtggttataagtatacagtgctgctttctataacccatttttggaaacatttgtttctattaatgcgcgatctgttgagttgatttatgactgtaactacagaaagtaaccgtcagaagcgctatctgtagccttttaagttaacctaagaaacagtcAGGGGGTTGAtagtgctacctagcgacgtattctatacactaattcgagagcaaagcagttgtactcattccatggagtgtataaggaaatatgggAGAATTTcgcctcgtcctttgaacttgaccgatttccgttatggtacttttccgccttttttgaagaggccaggcggaatactgtcattatcgtagtcttccgcgcccccagccagccgactgacgataaagtacataaccacgtatctcccgttacgctgtgttgtatttgtcatacaaagtgcgataggaggcatataaagataaatggtgtgacatatttttgGTTGAGTGTTATtatacgcatttatattacgtaaagtatatctTCATActtacacaattttggaacacaataaattagccttgttatgtatggaaactaatgcttcagaatacgtgatttcgaATAACAAGAGTATTTTTAGGAAataattagtcgtgctaagtgagggataggtgtatctGTATATGTTTATCTCTCAAGTCTGTATCTTCCTATTTACATCTTcaacagaagacgaacacacgaacattcatttatatatacacacatatatattaaagcctagctatatttttatctatcctTTTACCTGCCACAGGGGtgacataggtacataaaaacactCGCTTGTCCGAATGCAACGTCGTGTCGAAATTTCACAGGCAATCGATGAAGAACTTTcctgagatttaagatttcgaACGAACATTCACGTCTTCTTTATTTACGTGTGTATCTAAGCGAGGTGGAGCGGGGTGAAGCGGGCGGGGCCCGGGGATCACCGCCCccggtggcggcggcggcggcggccgagTGTGAACTGCGGCGGGCCGGGGGCGAACACTAGCGCCGCCGCGACGCCGGCCTTGGCCGCGAAGTAGGCGGCGCAGAAGTGCGCGTAGCGTCTCGCCGCCAGCTCGCCGCTGGAGCAGGCTGCGGCGAGCCCCATCAGCAGCGCCGTCTCGGCCAGGCTGCAGGCGGCCAGGCGCAACAGGGCGCGCAGCGCGTCTCCCATCGTCGTCCAGCCTCTCCCCTCCTCCGGCCGCGCGCTGCCTGGCGACCGCAACACTCGCCTCCCCCCGCGGGAGGAAATGTGCCgcaatggaaaactaccatatgtgtgtgttttgttttaatcgtcgtaataagaaaatacagtgctgctccctaacaaacttttttttttttggaaaaatttctttcttctcgtccgcgatctggaagtgattgatttgttattgcaactatcgcCGTCAGAAGCGCCATCTGtaagattttatgttttttctcCTTAGAAACAGCTAGgcggttgacagcgctacctagcgacgtattctttACACTactacttcgagagaaaagcagctgtaggtactcattccatggagtgtataaaaAAATACGGTAGAAATCCGTAATAATGGCagttttccgcctttttcgaagagaccaggcggaatacctctattatggtagttttccagtatggtagtcttccgtccccccccccctccccccgcagtGGCGGCTCCCAACCTTCCCCTAAGTACACTCAACTAAAACAAACAACAAAGCAAATTATGTTCGCACGTTGGACGTTATACTTATTTTTGATATACGACACTGAACTAATTTGATATTtaccgtaacaaaaattaattaaattaaatgctcagtattcaatgttaatataaacatgtgtataaaataatattatagcattacgataaacaaattatatatatatatatatatatatatatatatatatatacttaagcACAATTTGTATGATCCAGTTAccggtacaaaaaaaaatatgtgcgtaGAGTCCATGCAtgacagaagtaaaacttcttgcttCTTAgttgtagatagagataaattactaatattttttaatagaacaacagataataattgagaaagtAAGAACGCGGGTATGATAtcaaatgaaataactctttcccacacgaataaatatattttagattctttaaattaaaaaatgtactaaaaaattttctagtacatttaaaacaaactgttattattaataattcttaaacttgaagcttgccgACAATTATATAGTATATGcagcttaagaggccactccagtgtttcaggggcactacgcaacccgcgttaacctcattagattcaatgctattttcatttttcttataactaattaactaatatagatttcgaaatgatgcttgcttgatatgtaagacaacgatgctcttatcaaagcccctttcttcaaaaacgtgcataaattatggttttatactaatctttactaatatgcataagtgtattgtctaggtttgaaccataatttatgcacgtttttgaagaaaggggctttgataagagcatcgttgtcttacatatcaagcaagcatcatttcgaaatctatattagttaataagttataagcaaaatgaaaataacattgaatcttatgaggttaacgcgggttgcgtagtgcccctgaaacactggagtggcctcttaactaATCGTCGaaatggacgtgtgtagtctgaggtaggtatccggcatgtgaaagtgacagcatggcatacgaataggacctagctcaatgaTACTTTTTTGAGCCACAGTCACCCTCAGCTACACTCCGATCGAGATATATTCACGCCTCTTTGTTGAACTTagcatatttacacactcgtgggctcgtaactataatacggtgtgtgatttagttaatgaaataattattcgTGACAAACAATTACCCATGTCCAACTAAAAcctgaaaagcattataccagcagaaatatttagttacacagctaaaacaatactcacataatACTGTTTAACAAtaatgatttacacaagtaattaaaataataatacatacatgaaagaacaatattttctttcaaatatgGCCCGTGCACCGTGCAACGAAAattttacacgaaaaaaaaaaaaaaaaaaaaaaagaaagctacatactaaaataaaaaattgtatttgaactTTTAAATCTTATGCTTTACtgattggtattgaatactggcccatatcaataaaacatttatttattgtgaatattagtgatataaattgtgtttataaacttttacaatttgtttttcaagtgtatttgtgTAATTGAGGTAAGGTTCCCCTACCTATGTATGATCTATTttcattatacatttttatattattatttaaataattggaatTTTATATTAGAATATACATTCAGcatgtttattgattttcattactaattaatatttatcttgatattttaatggaattaaataaaaaaatattcatgtgtttattaatttcataatagaatagtgtattaaatcaaaaagaattataacttctaaaGCGCGTCCGTAAGTACACACACCTTTTattctgccttttttttttttgcgcattcTTCATTGATAAATTGGGAAATTTACTGTAATCTTGAACATCGTTACTGTGAGAAGGTGACCTCCGCGAGACAGAAAAAATATTCCAGAGTTGACTAACTAAGTCGGTTGATTTCGCTTCTCCCTATTAACGCCTTAACGAGTACGGCATTTTCCAGAGGTTTATCAGCGGTTAGCGTCCGTCCATTTTATCTCCCCGACAGATTTGAGTGTTttcgtctgtgtttttttttttattttttaaatttgttttcctaCTCTCCCCAGGGGAACGTCGTTAGGTGTCCAGGCGTTCGGCGCGGCGATTACAGGCGCCTATTTACGGAGGCGGTCGCCCGCGGCGGAGGGATACACTCGCGAGATGTCCGCGGCCGCGTGTCTCCTGCTGCTACTGGTGGTCTGCATGGGCAGCGCGCAAGCTGCGAGGAGCAGGCGATGTGAGTAGAGGACGGGAAGGTAAAATGGCGAATGCAAGCCGAAatacaccatcttggtttcaacagtctTCACTGTAAACGTTTTTTttcgtaaatgaaacagaaatattcatgtaaaattacacgaaGACAACTCCTTTTAAAGGgcggaggaaggggggggggggggggggtttgtctgtaaagtcggtttacggacgataattttacgtgaaaacgtcataagaaaacattaatgaaaaattgcatactttttaattttcaaatattatttacagtttttgcaaatttaatttaaataatttgtttaaatataatcacgaacaattagttatagaaataaactgaaatcaaatcaatgtcaataaattgttgatttgaaatgacgaattggacaaataaatcaaattttttaaattgctgcttttaaaaagcccgctataacctgtttgatattatagaagattttcttgcacggtggttggccggttcaactTGTCATTTTGGACACATTGTTATGACATGTGTGaggttaaacattaatttttaatcttacattaatagcTACGCACGatcatttttttctttgaatactaaataaaattagttgactttttatacgatcgtttatatgagataataaatttttagtcaaaattgtaacataaccattattactgcactcgccgaccgatgctacttttttttaataatcaaagaacaaatatatgagattatatcgctaatcaaattcttaaaatgcaagaattaattatcttttttgccgcaattgttgttctaataaacaatggaaaccacattaacttttcacttcactttataaacagttgacaaaacagttcacgtgtaggttgtgtgctgccgctgtctctcttttactcggacgcatcggccgatggagtgggagagtgatagatgcgtcacaagccgaacgccgatcgtgcctctctatcgcttgttccgcgttctcgcttgcacgctcggctcaggcggaacgtgacaatgagtcatgctttttcgtgcgtgcagccgatgttcatcgatttataaggagttatcacgtcaaaaaaaaacctaattttataCTAACATGTTTCCTAAGCATTCTCTAAAGGGGTGCGGTGgaacttcaagtagtttaccataaattaaatgattaaaaattatttatgttcaaaGAAACAATAGTTTTAAACACATGTACAATTTTTTAACGAGTAAAATGAGGTAGTTCAGCaaatagccttttttttttttgtttgctgataAAATATTGGCTTGaataaatacacaaatatttgaaaactatAGTTTTAAATTCTTAATAATGCAAATAGACATTTCCAACATTTTATCcttcatttcatccaatgtacatgCTTTATTGCCCtaggaaaattttattattagtatagatttacctTTAAAAAAAGTTTGGCTCTTACTGTCAATATTACTGAGTAAATTTTTCAATATGTTATCATCCATTATACTCGTGGTCTATTAGGAGtatttatatgtaaatatatataaacagtcGTCTTGGTTTTATAtgtacgttattttctttttctttaaatattgcaAATAAAATGTGGAAAGTATTTTATTTGACTTAAATTCGATATGATCGGGACAAAACATCTATGTGTAAATATCGATATGAAATGATCGGGACAAAACATCGATGTGTAACTATCGATATGAAATGATCGGGCAAAACATCTATGTGTAAATATCGATATGAAATGATCGGGACAGAACATAGATGTGTAACAATCGATATAAAATGATTGGGACAAAACATCGATGTGTAATAATCGATAATAAATAATCGGGACAAAACATCGATGTGTAGTAATCGATATGAAATAATCGggacaaaacattgatgtgtaAATATCGATATGACATGATCGGGACAAAAGATCGATGTGTGACTATCGATATGAAATGAGGGTTATTGTGGCTTGAAGTGCGGGtgttgtgtgtgctgtgtgtgcaTGGACCGGGGCATGTGCTTGTCGGCAGTTTTCTGGCCCTTCTCCGGGCTGTTCGGCGGGGGGCCGGACTGCGGCGGGGGCGGCGACTGCCCCCCGCAccactgccgcctcgactccgccGTCATCCACGGCTACTGCTGCGGCTGCGCCAAGCTCACCGGTCGGTGCCGCTCTCGAGCACGCGCGCCCGGCCAACCTCTAACAATAATTAACTCATTAAACCACACtgtccatttttttaaatgtaaatggaacagaaatattccatGCGTTCACAcggaaaaacaactgtatcgctacaaaaaaaatagcgttcgcagtagTACTAGTTTCATATTCTTATCCGGGAATTTATCCattttatgttgtcccagttacctccaatagttaaccTGTGccttgaatagcttcccagtattaactgaatatttgaatatatatatatatatatatatatatatatatatatatatatatatataatacaacgCAAAGGATAagttcccgggtaagaatct
Above is a genomic segment from Bacillus rossius redtenbacheri isolate Brsri chromosome 7, Brsri_v3, whole genome shotgun sequence containing:
- the LOC134534458 gene encoding uncharacterized protein LOC134534458, with amino-acid sequence MSAAACLLLLLVVCMGSAQAARSRRFFWPFSGLFGGGPDCGGGGDCPPHHCRLDSAVIHGYCCGCAKLTDRVPIACPPSLQCPLSPQPLCSDYDYMMDCCC